Within the Clostridium scatologenes genome, the region ATTTTGGAGGATACATATTTATTAAGCATGTCTTTATTTTCAGTAGTTTCTTTAGATTTTACAGTGTATTTTGGTTTTACATAACAATTAAGTGCATCTAAATCTACAGTAGTTTCACCATTAGCTATTGCCTTTACCACATTATTATATAAAGAAGTTTTATTAATCTTATTTCCATTTACTTCACTTTCAATTTCATAACCCTTATCTGTATATTTAAAGCTAGGATTTTTAGGCTCAACTACATTTTTACTATCAAGACAAGAAAGATTGTTCACCTTTTGTTCTAATAAATCTTTGTCATAGGAAACTTCAGCTTTCATATTTGAAACATTTGTGTTAAAAATCGCTAAAGGCCATTTATAAGCACCTTGTTCATTTTTAAGCTTCTTAAATTCATCATTTGAATTATATTTTAATTTAATATCTTCAGCTTTAATTTGTTCGCTTTTACCGTCACGTTCCTTTAAATTCAACTTATATGATTTTATTTCAGTTGCCATTTGTTTGTCTACTTCTTCAACAGTTTTTCCAGAAACATTGACGCAGTTAATCTTAGATCCAAGATAAAAATGCTTACTAAAATATATTGATATACCTAAATATATAGCAAGTAAAATACAAAAAGAACTTGCAGCACCTATTATAACTTTATTATACTTCTTATTATTTTTTTTACTGCTTCGTCTTCTACTTTGTTTATTCTTTTCTGCATCCTTTTCCAAAATACCCATCCCCTTTTTAATTACAACAAAATTTAGAATTAATGCTTTATAATTTTAAATATTAATGAATTTTGTATATATACAAGCTATATTGTATTTTATGTAATAAAACTCATACTTAAAACAATTTTCGTTTTATAAAATATAGAATAAAGGAACTAAAAGAACGGATATTAGATTACTTATATAGTTAATTTAGTACTTTATATTCTAACTACTTACATTAAATAGAAAGTATATTTATAAATATTATTTACAGTATACAATAAAAAAGATACCACCTTTTTACGAAAAATACAACAGCCTATAAGTATCTATTTTAAAGACTTTTTTCAAGTACAAAATAAATAATATTAATGCAACCAAAGCTATATCAGCACAACACCACTTACACTTTCATAATGTCTTTATCACTTTTTATTAACTATTCAAGTATTTGCCTTGAAATACATTAAGTTCTTTTTAATAAATTGTTTTTAAAGACTATAAAAAGCAAGTAGTTTTTAATTTTTAAACTACTTGCTAAATTTAAATTAAATAAATTTTTTACAATATATTCTAACTAAAATTTTTATTATCAATTTTCTAATACCTAATATCTAATATATTAACTATTACTATAAAACAATATTACATAGATAATAATTAGAAACTTATTGCATATATATTATATCTATATTGTTTTTAGTTTCAAAACTATGAATTTTGCAAAAATTTTATTTATTGAGAAAAAACAAGAATACCATTATATTAAATTTCTATAAACGGAGTTCCTTGTCCATTATGAAATCTGAAACCTACTTTAAAAAATTTGTAAATCAAACCCACTTTTTTGACAGACAAACCGCTAATAAATTTGTTAATCATAAAATTTCACCCCTTTTCTCATGATAAATTAATCTTATAAAGTCTTCTATATGCATCACATTTTTGTTGTTTCTATAATATATCATAAGTTACAATATATATTCTGCTGATGTAAAAAACAAAGCTTAAAATGTAAAAATTCCTAAAAAAAACATACATGATACTTTTATCATGTACGTTTTGTCTTTTTATGTATATTTTAATAAGTAGTTAAAGTAAGTTTCTTTTACCTTTGTCAAATTAACACCACTTATGGGTATTCTTATATAATTATCTATAAATATAAATTTATCTTCTATCTTCAAAATATAATCCATATTTACAATAAAGCTCTTATGGACTTTAATAAATTTTTCATCTTCAAGTGTTTTGATAAAATCCCCAAGTTTTGAATAAAAAGTAATAATCTCACTAGATTTTAGATGCAAATTTACAAGCCTAGCTGTGCTTTCTGCATATAATATGTCTTTATGAAAAATTTTGTAACTTCCTTTTTTATTGGCAATAACGATATATTTATTTTCCTTATTTAATTCCTCTATAGCTAGCTTAATAGCAGTACTAAATTTTTCTCCATTTATAGGCTTTAAAATGTAATAAAGAGCTCTAACTTCATAACTATCTATTGCATGTTCATGTGAAGAAGTTATGAATATAATCTTACATTCTTTATCAAACTCTCTAATTTCCTTTGCAATCTCTATGCCTTGTGAAGCTTTCATGTAAATATCTAAAAATATTATATCAAAATTATCTTTATTAAAATTCATATATTCAATTAGATCTTGCCCTTCGTTAAAGCATTTTATTTTAAAAGCTATATCTAACTCCTCTATATTTTTTGATATAAAGTTAGATATTTCTTTAAGTTCCTCTATATCATCATCGCAAACTGCAATATTCATCATTCCTATCACTACTCCTTTTAACTTAGCTAAAATTCATAATAATATTTACTTGAAATTCACTATCTGTATATTTCACGTCAAAAAAGCCATTATATTTTTCCACTATTTTTCTCACATTTGATAATCCTATGCCATGTTCCTGCGATTTTTTACTTGTTTTGATTATTTTATCTTTTTCTACAACTTGTCCATTAAAGCTATTATTGATTCTAATTATTAGATTAAAACCCTTAATTTCAGATTTTATATTAATATACTTTTCACTTTTATCAATTTCTTTATTACATGCTTCAATAGCATTTTCAACACAATTACCTATAACAATTGATAAATCAAGTACATCTATATTAATATCTTCTGGTATATTCATCTTCGTCTTAAATTCAATATTACTATCCTTGGCAATATTAATATAATATTTTAATATTGAATCTACCGTGAAATTTTTACATAATATATCTATATTTTCACATATTTCTGTTTTACTAAACTTAGTAAAATATTCTGATGCTGCTATGTACTTTTTAGTATCTATCATTGACTTTATAGCCAAAATGTGATGTCGTATGTCATGTTTAAATGCATAATAATTTTCAATAGATTTGTTCAAAGTTTTATAATTTTGTTTCTGTAATTCTATTTGAGCATCTATATTTTTTAATTTATATTCCAATTCTACATTTTTATTTACAGAAGAAGCAGCAATAAAAATTATTGCATAAGATAAAGTAATTATAAGTACAAACATCAAACTATTAAAAGCATCATAAGATTTAATAGGCTTATTAGCATTGAAACCATAATAATTAGCTAAAAATATAAATATTATAATACTATAAATGGATATTATATTAATAACTCTATTAGTTATATATCTTAGTAATTCTTTATATTTGTTTCTAAATTTTAAATATATTATAGGAATCATAAAAACTTCAATAAAGGTTCTTAATAAGGTTGATAAGTATTTATACATACTAGGGTCTTTAATAGGAAATAAACCTATTATATAACTACTTACAAGTAATATAATAATGGAAAAAAGCCACATAGTAAACAGAGTAAATATTTTTTTTGAAATAGATTCTTCAAAAATTAAAGAAAGATAAATATAAAAAGCAAGACACAATAAAATAAAGATTACATATTTATAAAAAATAGTTTGTTTTAAAAAAATATCACAAAGATATGTTCCACACAACACAATTAAATAATCAATTAATCCTATAATTATACAATATCTAATACTTTTTTTTCTAGTAAGCAGCAAATGAACATCTATAGTATTTATCAAGGTTATTAAAGTATTACTTAATATATATTTCATATTATCCATTCCTTTAATTATTGTTAAATTTACACTACTAGTGCGTTTACAAAAGCTTCTACCCATTTCATTATAATATCTTCATATTCAATAATTTTTCATTCTATATCTTCTCCATATATAGAATATATTTCAATTATACTCTATTGCTTTAATCAAGCAAACTCTTCATCATTAAAATTTTATTACTTATTATATTTACTATTACCATAAATATAAAAATGTTGAACCTCTTCCAGAATCCTCACGACCAAGACGCGATGGTCCTGGAGGAGAGGATGGTGAATAATTTACATCAAACTAAATAAACAAGTGATAATATGTATGAATATTATCACTTGTTTTTTCTAAAACAATAATATTTAAAATATTTAATAATTTAAATCAATTGAGCTGCCCCTATTAAACCAGCATCATCTTCAAATTTTGCTAATTCTATTTTTAAAGTTTGAGGATTATGAACCTTAGACATGGTTTTTTCTTTTATAATATTAATTATTTCAGGATTGTGAATAGCAACAGAGCCTCCTATTATAAAAATATCAGCATCTACTACTGCACATATATTAGCAATGCCCTTAGCCATATTTTCGCAAAAATCTTCTATAACCTGCATGGCAATTTTATCTTTTAAATGATATAATTCAAAAACATCTTTTGTATTTAAATTTTTATTTGACTTTTCACTAGCTATTCTTGCAATATTAGTACCACTGCATTGACCCTCTAGCCCTCCAGCATTTAAACCATTGTGTGAATATTTATCTTCATTAATAATAATATTGTTAATTTCCGCAGCTGAAGAATTAGCCCCACCTATTATCTTATTATTTAGTATATATGCCCCACCTACTCCAGTGGATATTGTAATAAAAAATACTGATTCATATCCTTTTCCACAACCATATATGGCTTCAGCCAGTCCAGCAACATTAGCATCATTATTTAATTTTGTTTTTATAAGTGTTTTTTCTTGAAAAAACTCAACAATATTAAATCCATTCCATCCCACTAAATTAGGAGGATTTAAAATTTTTCCTTTTTTTATATCTAATGGGCCTGGACAACCAATCCCAATTCCACTAAATTCATAATTTATTTTTTCCATATTAATAAAATCAATTAATTTGTTTAAATTCTTTACACATCCAAGGTTTTTTTCATTTTCAAATTTTATCTTTTTTATAATTTTTTTATCTTCATCAAAAATAGCACATCTTAATTGTGTGCCTCCAATATCAATTCCTATCTTCTTCATATTTCCCACCTCCTTGATTTGATATATAAAATAATAATAAATAAGCAACATAGTCTGTGTCCACTTGATTTCATACAATTAAATGTTGAAATAAAATTTTCACAGACTACTTATGTTGCAAAATTATTTAATATAATCTATTCTTGCTTTTATTTATAATGCTTTACTTTATCCTCATCATTAAATAAACTTATTTTATGATAAATTACTTTCTTCATAGCTTCTATACATGGAGGATAAATGGCATTTGGTTCACGAGCGCTTAAATCTTCTGTTAATATTTGTCTGCATTTCTTATAAAATGCATCCTTTATATCACTAGAAATGTTTATTTTAGATATTCCCAACTTTACAGATTCTGCAATTTCATCATCTGAATTAGCTGACCCACCATGTAATACTAATGGAACCTGAACTATTTCTCTTATAGTTTTTAATAAATCTAATCTCAATTTTGGCTTCATATCTTTTGGATAAATTCCATGAGATGTTCCAATGGCAATTGCTAATGTATCTACCCCTGTTCTATCAACAAACTCTTTTGCTTTTTCTGGATCTGTGTAAATTATCTTATCAGCTCCAGCTTCTCCTCCATTGCCTGTTGTACCTATAGTTCCAAGCTCTGCTTCAACTGAAACATTAAGTGGATGTGCTACTTCAACTACTTTTTTAGTAATAGCTATATTTTCTTCAAATGTCATATGTGAAGCATCAATCATTACTGATGTAAATCCGCATCTTATTGCTCTAAGAACTTGTTCAAAAGTTCCACCATGATCCAAATGAATAACTACTGGTATATCACATTTAAAAGCTTCTTCCTTTACGCTTGCTATAAAGCTATCTTCTACAAATGATAGTTCATCTGGATGTATTGCAATAATTACTGGAGCTTGCTTTTCTTTGCAAGCTTCCATAACACCTTTTAAAATCATACAACTACTTGTATTAAAGGCTGGCACTGCAAACTTATTTTCTTGTGCTACAGATAATAATTCTTTCATATTCATTAACATAATACTATTCTCCCTTTTATTTTAATTTTTGATTTTAAATATTTTTAACATTAATTTTTGTTGCTTGATCCTGATAGTCTAATATAATTTCTTACAATATCAATACTATCTTGTTCAATTTGATGCATTAAAACATAATAATTAACATTTGGGTTTTCTTTCAATCTAGCTTTAATAGCTTGTACATTTGTATTCATAAAATCACAACCAACATTTATTTTGTTAATACCATATTTAACTGCTTTTAATATATTATCTTTTCCAGAACCAGAACCACCATGAAGAACTAATGGCATTTTAGTCAATTCCTTAATAGTCTTTAATCTTTGAAAATCAAACTCTGGAACCATTCCCTCTGGATAATTTCCATGAGAAGTGCCAATAGATATAGCTAGTGCATCAATGCCAGTTTCTCTAGCAAACTTTAAGGCTTCTTCTGGATTTGTATACATGTCATCAGCTGTAAATGCTGAACCTTCTGTAGCTCCCAAACATCCAATTTCTCCCTCAACACTTACTCCTTTGGGATGTGCATAATCAACAACTTCTTTAGTCATATTAATATTTCCTGTTAGTCCAAAACGTGAAGCATCGACCATTACAGAAGAAAAACCGTCATCTATCGCTTTTTTTATAAACAAAACTTCCTCACCATGATCAAAATTTAGTGCTACTTTGATGGATGTTCTATTGGCTAGGGTTTTTACGATTGGAGTTATTAATTCACTATCACAATGATCAATCAAATGTTCCTGAACTATATTAATTATGATAGGTGAATTTTCTAATTCTGCTGCTCTAATTACAGTTCTAACAGTTTCTAAATTAAAACAATTGATAGCCATAACTGCATAATTCTCTTTATTTGCTTTTTTCAGCATATCACTCATTGAAACATACATTTTATTTCTCCTAATTATTTTATTTTTATACTTGATAAATCTATTTCTTCTTCTTCCTCTTCTTCTTCAACTGCTTTTTCTACTGCATCTTTTTTAAGAATTACAAGTAAAATTGCTGTAATAACAGAACCTGTGCCCAAAGCAATCAAGAATCCAATTGGATTTTGCATAGCAGGTACAATAAACATTCCACCAGAAGGCACTGGAGACCCAACATTTAACAACATGATTATTGCTCCACCAACAGCTGCTCCAAAAGAACAAGAGAAAATTACACGGAGAGGATCAACAGCTGCAATTGGAATAACGCCTTCAGTAATCATACATATTCCCATTGGAAAAGCAATTTTTATGTTATCAGATTCATTTTTTGTATATCTTGCTTTTCTTATTACCCAAGATAAAGCAACTCCAAAAGGAGGAATCATAGATGCACATATCTTGATAGCTTCTGGACCATAAACACCTTGTAATAACAATCCATCAGCAAAAAGTGAGGCTACTTTATTTACAGGTCCGCCAAAATCAAATGCTGCCATAGCACCCATAATAATACCAAATATAACTTTTGATCCACCTTGCATATTATTAAGCATATGAGTAAGTCCAGCTGAAGCTACAGCTATTGGCCCGCCAATGACAAAGAACATAACTAATCCTATAACTGCAGAAGATATTAGTGGAATAATCATCATCGGTAATAAACCTTGCGCCCATACAGGTACTTTTAAGTTTTTCTTTAAAAAGTTTACGAAGTAACCTGCAAGATAACCACCTAGCATTCCTCCAAGGAAACCAGCTCCCATGGCATTTGCTATCATACCCATTAACAAACCAGGTGCAATACCAGGTCTATCAGCAATGGAATATGCAATAGCTGCACCCATAACTGCTGGCAATAATCCCATACCAAAAACTCCTAATGAAACTGCTGCCTGCCAAATAGTATAAGACTTCTTATAATCGGAGATTAAAGCTGGATTTCCACCTGCTAAATTACCAATAGCAATAAGTAAACCAGAAGCAACAACTAATGGAAGCATATACGATATACCTGTCATAGCATGCTTTTTTAACTCTAACTTTTTTAACATCATAAGTTCTCCTCTCATTTTTTAATCTATATTATTCTAAAAATATTTTCTACAAACCTAGCTCTTGTTGAATTTTATTAATAAGTGCCTTAGGAGATTTTATTACAATTTCTGTTGAAACATCAATAACCTTCTTATCTTTGAATCTTTCTCTGCCCCCTACTTTAATATCCGCTGCAATAATTACTACATCTGCCTCTTTGATATCCTTTGGAGTAAGTTCATCTTCTGTTCCAATTGTTCCCTGAGTTTCAATGTGAATTTCATGATTTAATGCTTTTGCTGCTCTTATAAGTTTTTCTTTTGCTATATAAGTATGTGCAATTCCAGATGTACACGCCGCTATTCCTACAATTTTCATATTTATATCCCCTTTCTTATTTTTAATATTTATATAATATTATAAAATTACCAAATCAGTTTAAACTTAAAGTTCTTCTTCTCTTGTGAATATTTCATAAACTTCTTCTGGAGTTGTTGCATTTAGTAAGCTTTCGCACACCTCATCATCTCCTAATTTTCCTGCTACTTTTGAAAGCAATCTAACATGAACACTATCCTTATCAGATTCAGTCACAGCAAATAGAATAATAAAATGTACTGGCTTGTCATCCAAGCTTTCCCATTCAATATCAGCTTTTGCTTTTCCAAAAGCTATAGATGTTTTGTTAACGAATTTAGATTTTCCATGAGGAATTGCTATTTTATTTCCAATTCCTGTTGAGCCTAAAGTTTCTCTATAGTATACGTCTTTCAAAAATGCTTCTTTGTCAGAGAGAACTCCAGCCTCATATAACAATTCTGTAAGTTCTTTTAATGCTTCATCTTTTGTAGTTGCTTCCATATTTAACTTTATTGTTTCCTTCTTTATTACTTTAGCTAAATTTATATCCATTTCTCCCCCACCTTTGCTATTTAATGCAAAATATTGCTTTACGTCTTTTTTCTTAGTACATTTTCTTAAATAGTTTGCATAGTTTTCTTTCATATCAAAATTTATAATTTCCTTAAACATGTTAGTCATTAACTCAATGTCTCCCACAGCAATATAAAAAGTTAACTGTTTTTCATTGTTCTCTATATCATTTATAGAAAGTCCAAGTATACATTCACTTTTATGAAACCCTAATTGTATTTTTACATTTCTATCAATATTTATTTCATTAAAGTCAATACAGGTTTTATAATTTTCATTAATTTCTTTTTTCATATCACTTTCTGACATGTTGAAATATACTAGTTCTTCCTTTAAATACTTTCCAATAAGTTTTGTTGTGATTTTTTTCTTTTCATTTTTATTTTTGTTACTAACTAGAAAATCAGATATATTTTTAATATCATACTCATTTAAAAATGTTGATACTAATATATATGGCTTACTTTGAAACTCCAATGGAACTGTTGTAACTACAAAATCAATATCATCAACATTTCTGTTCTTGATTATACTAGCTGAAACATTATCTACAATTTCAAGCTCTGGGAAGTACCTGTTGAGCTTTGTCCTTAATAGTTGTGATGTTCCATAACCACTGTGACAAACTACTAAGATTCTTTTCTTTATATAAGAATTCTCTAGTCCCAACTGATAATATACTGCTAAATACCCAATTTCATCCATAGGGATTACTTTTTGTTTTAGCTGATAGGATGCCATAAGCGCAGCAGCTTTACATACGTTTAAAAGAATAGGATATTGTTCTCTTATTTCATTAATAAGAGGATTTGATATTTGGATATCATATTCCATACGATTTAGCATTGGTCTTATATGAAGCAATAATTTATACATTATATCTTGATCATTTGTAATATTTATTTGCAAAATTTCTTCTATACATTTAGTCATCATATTTCTAAACTCTATAGATATAGAATCTAATTTGTTTAATACTTTATCTTGACTTTCCATTACTTCCTTAATCAATCCAAATGATACAAAATACTGATACAAATAATAAACTTCTGATTCATCTAATTTCATTCCAAAATCATTATTAATTTTGTTAATACACAAAACAGCTTCTTTATAATCTTTTTCTGATTTAAAATCTCCAATTTTTTCTTTTTTCAATATAGATTTTCCTTTTGAGCCTCTTTCCATTGAAATCAGAATATGAGTCAATAAATTGGTGTAATATGGTTCATCTATTTTACAATTATATTTTTTTTCTAAATCAAGCAATAGTCTATTAACATATACAATTTTATCTTTTTCAAAAAGCTCTGATAACCCATTTAAAGTAACTACGTCTAACCGTGCTGCCAATTCTTCAATAGTATTTTCATTCTTTGTACCGTTTGAATATTCAAACAATAAAGAAGAAATAGCTCTACGTATATTAACTTCCAATCCTTTTACTTGAGTTCCTTCTACAGTTTTTTCTAATCTTAACTTAAATAAGGAAAGCCATTTTTCTATATACTTAAAATCATTTATTATACTAGTTTTACTTACATAATATTTTTCAGAAAGTTTTTGTATAGAAGTACTACTATTGGATTTAATAAGCATTTCCTTAATAATTTCAATTCTTCTCTCATTTATTGAAATCTTCTTATCCTTCAATTCCTGTATTTGAAGATTATTATGCAAAAGCAATTTAGCTTTTCTAACATCTTTTATCATTATTCCCATACTGTGCTTTTTCTCCAATTGAACTTTAAACTTATTTAAATATTGTTCAACTGCTATCAAATCCTTTTTGATTGTCTTTTCAGATACGTTTAAAACTTCACTATAATATTTAATTGTTTTAAATTGTTCACTATCTAATAATAAATTTGTAAATTCAATTTGCCTTCCATTTAAGTTATCCATTTCTCAACCTCCTTCCTGTTTATCATCTCTAATTATTTTATATGTATACGATAACATGAATTTTAATTTTGTAAAATAACAAATAAGTTCCGCTCAAAATGGAACTTATGTATCATTAACCTTTAAATATATAAAAAAACCATATCAGATTTTTCTCTCCAATACGGTGATAATACATCATGGTTTTCATTATATAATTCCTATAATTTTTCAGTAGCAGTTTTTTTATCTGATCACTACCATTTCTAATACCACAACTTTCTTTATATGAAACTCTACCTGAATCCAAGAATCACTTGATAAATGTATTGTTATCTAACTCCAAGAAGGATGAACTCAATTCTTCCTTTGTATTCATAACTATAGGCCCACCCCAAGCAATTTCTTCTTTCAATGGTTTTGCAGATAAAAGTATAAAACGTACAGGATGATCTGCTGCCTTAATCCAAAACTTATCATCATGACTAAATAATACAGCTTGTTTTTCATCAATTAAATCTTGGGGATTATCAATACTCTTATTAGGATCAAAAATTGCTTTTCCATTAAAAATATAAACAAACAAAGTATTTTCAGAATCATTTATGAAATTCCATTCCTGGTTAGCAGGTAATTCAACATCTAAATAAGTAGCTTTAATGTATTTACCTTCAAAAGCACCTTTATGGCCTTGATAATCTCCAGCAATTATGTGAACTTTTGTTCCATCTTCATTAATTATTGGTATATTTTTAGCCTTTATATCTCCATAACTTGGCTCAGTCATTTTATCTTTGGCAGGTAAGTTCAACCACAATTGAGCACCTAGCATACGTCTACTTGCTTTAGGCATTTCTTGATGGATAATACCAGAGCCGGCTGTCATCCATTGACAGTCTCCATCAAAAATGCTTCCACTATTGCCAAGACTATCTCCATGCTCGATATTTCCATTAATCAAATAAGTTATCGTTTCAATACCTCTGTGGGGATGCCAAGGAAAACCCTTTATATAATCTTCAGATTTATCTGAATCAAAAGCATCTAACATTAAAAACGGATCATAATCTTTAGTATCATTATACCCAAATACGCGCACCATCTTTACACCTGCTCCATCAACTGCTGATTGTCCTTTTGTGATCTTAATTACTTTTCTTAACTTTTCCATAATTATATTCTCCTTTCAATTGCTAATACATTACAAAGAATTCTTACCAAGAATTAAAGTCTGATTAATAAACTTTAAAATACATATACTTGAACTTCCATATCCATAGCCTTGATGTAAAAGATCTGGCTTATCTATATCTTCAATTTCACGTTTCTTAAAATACTTCCAAATATATCTTATTAATTAATAATAACTATTAATTATGTATTTATTATTTCATTTATTGATTGTAATGTCAATATGTTTCTATAATTCTTTCAATAAATAAAAAACAGACTATTCTATTTGATATTCAAATTCACAGTCTGTTTTTTCTGTTTCTTTTTTTATTCAATATTATAATGATATCTCTTTTAATCATTTAAACATTCACTCTTATTAAATAATCTGTTCTTTTCCTTATTCTCATACATTTTTTTATCTGCTATTTCGTACAGCTTATCAAAGCTTTCTCCATCATTAGAATAAATAGTGTATCCAGCTGAAATGCCAATCTTTAAGTGCAATTCGTCTATAACCATGGGTAAAGATATTCTCTCTGATATCTTGTCCATTATTTGTTTAACAGTATCCTCACTTTTGATATTACTAATAAAGACAAGATACTCATCTCCACCAAAACGTGACAATCTATCTACACTTCGTAACATCCCATTAATACGTTTTGATACTTCGATTAAAACAGCATCTCCTACTGGATGTCCTAATTTATCATTTATATATTTGAAATTATTTAAATCAATTAATATCATTCCATGATTTTGATTTTTTTTAGACAATTTTTTCTGTACAAAAGCTTTAAAAGCCTTTTTATTTAAAGTTCCTGTTAAAACTTCTTTTTTTGCTTCTTCAATTCTTTCTTGGTAAAAATTCACACACCAATAAACAAGAAAAAAACCTAATAAGGCAACTATATAAAATAAATAACTCAAATCCTGTAAACTTGAGCTTCCTTGATTCCACCCTTTTTGTGGATATATCGCTATTTGCCATTGATTATCGGGTAATTCAATTGTTTTTACAATTACATCTTTACTAAAAATTTCATAATCTCCCCATAAGTTTTTTTGTTCTTTCTCTTCTTTATTTGTCTTTATTGCAAATAAATAATTTTCATCTTGCAGTTTTTTTTCATATTTTTCTATAAGCTTAGTAAAATTAATCCCTATAATAGAAAGTCCCCAAAACTTCTCTTTCTCATTTTCCATTATAAAAATTGCTTTACGATTAAAAACTAAATACTTACCTTGTTTTGACTTAACCGGTCCCTGTGTGACTGGTATTCTTTTCTCTACAGCCTGTTCAACATAATTTTTTCTTTCGGGATCATTCAACAAATTATGTCCCATAGCTGCTTCATTTCCTTTCAATGGATAGATCATTGAAACAATAGCATTAGGTGCTAACTGAACACTATCTATATTTTTGTTTTGTTTTAATATAAGTCTTGCATAATCATTTATAGTTTCTTTTGTTGTATCTGGATTATTTGAAATAATAACATCAAAAAAATCTGCATATTGAAGGCCTTCATTAAGTTCATTTTGAATACCATCACTAACAGATACTAATTTCTGCATTGCCAAAAGCCGATTTGAATTATTATTTGCTACTATCTGAGCTTTTTGTATTCTAGAAAAAGTATATACCAAGATAGCAGTTACTGCTATTGCAGCTGCCATCGAAATAACTTTTTTCCTCATTCGCT harbors:
- a CDS encoding PTS fructose transporter subunit IIC, producing the protein MLKKLELKKHAMTGISYMLPLVVASGLLIAIGNLAGGNPALISDYKKSYTIWQAAVSLGVFGMGLLPAVMGAAIAYSIADRPGIAPGLLMGMIANAMGAGFLGGMLGGYLAGYFVNFLKKNLKVPVWAQGLLPMMIIPLISSAVIGLVMFFVIGGPIAVASAGLTHMLNNMQGGSKVIFGIIMGAMAAFDFGGPVNKVASLFADGLLLQGVYGPEAIKICASMIPPFGVALSWVIRKARYTKNESDNIKIAFPMGICMITEGVIPIAAVDPLRVIFSCSFGAAVGGAIIMLLNVGSPVPSGGMFIVPAMQNPIGFLIALGTGSVITAILLVILKKDAVEKAVEEEEEEEEIDLSSIKIK
- a CDS encoding PTS fructose transporter subunit IIB — protein: MKIVGIAACTSGIAHTYIAKEKLIRAAKALNHEIHIETQGTIGTEDELTPKDIKEADVVIIAADIKVGGRERFKDKKVIDVSTEIVIKSPKALINKIQQELGL
- a CDS encoding BglG family transcription antiterminator; protein product: MDNLNGRQIEFTNLLLDSEQFKTIKYYSEVLNVSEKTIKKDLIAVEQYLNKFKVQLEKKHSMGIMIKDVRKAKLLLHNNLQIQELKDKKISINERRIEIIKEMLIKSNSSTSIQKLSEKYYVSKTSIINDFKYIEKWLSLFKLRLEKTVEGTQVKGLEVNIRRAISSLLFEYSNGTKNENTIEELAARLDVVTLNGLSELFEKDKIVYVNRLLLDLEKKYNCKIDEPYYTNLLTHILISMERGSKGKSILKKEKIGDFKSEKDYKEAVLCINKINNDFGMKLDESEVYYLYQYFVSFGLIKEVMESQDKVLNKLDSISIEFRNMMTKCIEEILQINITNDQDIMYKLLLHIRPMLNRMEYDIQISNPLINEIREQYPILLNVCKAAALMASYQLKQKVIPMDEIGYLAVYYQLGLENSYIKKRILVVCHSGYGTSQLLRTKLNRYFPELEIVDNVSASIIKNRNVDDIDFVVTTVPLEFQSKPYILVSTFLNEYDIKNISDFLVSNKNKNEKKKITTKLIGKYLKEELVYFNMSESDMKKEINENYKTCIDFNEINIDRNVKIQLGFHKSECILGLSINDIENNEKQLTFYIAVGDIELMTNMFKEIINFDMKENYANYLRKCTKKKDVKQYFALNSKGGGEMDINLAKVIKKETIKLNMEATTKDEALKELTELLYEAGVLSDKEAFLKDVYYRETLGSTGIGNKIAIPHGKSKFVNKTSIAFGKAKADIEWESLDDKPVHFIILFAVTESDKDSVHVRLLSKVAGKLGDDEVCESLLNATTPEEVYEIFTREEEL
- a CDS encoding pirin family protein, with product MEKLRKVIKITKGQSAVDGAGVKMVRVFGYNDTKDYDPFLMLDAFDSDKSEDYIKGFPWHPHRGIETITYLINGNIEHGDSLGNSGSIFDGDCQWMTAGSGIIHQEMPKASRRMLGAQLWLNLPAKDKMTEPSYGDIKAKNIPIINEDGTKVHIIAGDYQGHKGAFEGKYIKATYLDVELPANQEWNFINDSENTLFVYIFNGKAIFDPNKSIDNPQDLIDEKQAVLFSHDDKFWIKAADHPVRFILLSAKPLKEEIAWGGPIVMNTKEELSSSFLELDNNTFIK
- a CDS encoding diguanylate cyclase domain-containing protein, which encodes MRKKVISMAAAIAVTAILVYTFSRIQKAQIVANNNSNRLLAMQKLVSVSDGIQNELNEGLQYADFFDVIISNNPDTTKETINDYARLILKQNKNIDSVQLAPNAIVSMIYPLKGNEAAMGHNLLNDPERKNYVEQAVEKRIPVTQGPVKSKQGKYLVFNRKAIFIMENEKEKFWGLSIIGINFTKLIEKYEKKLQDENYLFAIKTNKEEKEQKNLWGDYEIFSKDVIVKTIELPDNQWQIAIYPQKGWNQGSSSLQDLSYLFYIVALLGFFLVYWCVNFYQERIEEAKKEVLTGTLNKKAFKAFVQKKLSKKNQNHGMILIDLNNFKYINDKLGHPVGDAVLIEVSKRINGMLRSVDRLSRFGGDEYLVFISNIKSEDTVKQIMDKISERISLPMVIDELHLKIGISAGYTIYSNDGESFDKLYEIADKKMYENKEKNRLFNKSECLND